A single region of the Nicotiana sylvestris chromosome 6, ASM39365v2, whole genome shotgun sequence genome encodes:
- the LOC138870960 gene encoding uncharacterized protein yields the protein MVGKQVLLRVLPMKGIMRFGKKSKLNLRFIGPFEVLRRVGEVSYELALPPTLAGVHPLFHVLMLWKYYGDASHMLDFSTVQLDKDLSYVEVPVAIVDMQVRKLRSKNIASMKIQVLAISLVSSCVVAASGAFKTLMYRTVRKS from the exons atggtcggaaaGCAAGTtttgcttcgggttttgcctatgaaaggaattatgaggtttggaaagaagagCAAGCTGAACctaaggtttattggtccttttgaggtgttgcggcgtgttggggaggtttcttatgagcttgccttacctcccacaCTAGCAGGAGTCCATCCgctatttcatgttttgatgctctggAAGTATTACGGTGATGCATctcacatgttggatttcagtacagtccagttggacaaggatctatcctatgttgaggtgCCAGTGGCTATTGTGGacatgcaggttcgaaagttgaggtcaaagaacattgcatcaatgaag atccaggtactagcTATCAGCCTCGTGTCTAGTTGTGTGGTTGCTGCTTCAGGAGCCTTCAAG ACGTTAATGTATAGAACAGTTAGAAAATCTTGA